From bacterium, one genomic window encodes:
- a CDS encoding type II toxin-antitoxin system Phd/YefM family antitoxin: MKPQSATRVVPAGEFKTKCLQLMDEVDQTGEAILITKRGRPVSLLVPVTPQAPGIRGRYKDRIRIPDEGLPKTFTAAEWADIIDHAGTDDAA, from the coding sequence ATGAAACCCCAAAGTGCCACTCGGGTCGTCCCAGCCGGGGAGTTCAAGACCAAGTGCCTTCAGCTTATGGACGAGGTGGATCAGACCGGTGAGGCGATTCTCATCACAAAACGGGGGCGGCCGGTTTCGCTATTGGTGCCGGTCACACCGCAAGCCCCTGGCATCCGCGGGCGATACAAGGACCGGATACGGATACCTGACGAGGGACTTCCCAAGACTTTCACCGCTGCCGAATGGGCTGACATCATCGACCACGCGGGGACAGACGACGCAGCATGA
- a CDS encoding type II toxin-antitoxin system VapC family toxin, producing the protein MMLDTNVLLWHILDDTRKVSSALLEMIDAGVATGDVAVSAITFWEMRHARRKNHPAVVLPPIAGLRQDLLRSGLREIPLSGDILIDSIELADSGFHRDPMDQMIVATALSQSLPLATADRRIQAWADQTGRLELVPLQ; encoded by the coding sequence ATGATGCTCGACACCAACGTCTTGTTGTGGCACATCTTGGACGACACGCGCAAGGTCAGCTCCGCGTTGCTGGAGATGATCGACGCTGGTGTGGCCACCGGCGACGTGGCGGTTTCGGCCATCACCTTTTGGGAGATGAGACACGCCCGCCGCAAGAACCACCCGGCAGTCGTGCTACCCCCGATCGCTGGACTCCGTCAAGACCTGCTGCGCAGCGGGCTGCGAGAAATCCCCTTGAGTGGTGACATCCTCATCGACAGCATCGAACTCGCAGACAGCGGCTTCCACAGAGATCCGATGGACCAGATGATCGTGGCCACCGCGCTGAGCCAAAGCCTGCCCCTAGCCACCGCCGACCGCCGGATACAAGCCTGGGCCGACCAGACCGGACGACTGGAGCTCGTCCCCCTTCAATAG